A genomic stretch from Halichoerus grypus chromosome 5, mHalGry1.hap1.1, whole genome shotgun sequence includes:
- the LOC118550455 gene encoding group IIE secretory phospholipase A2-like, translated as MKPPPLLTFLCLLVALAGGNLVQFGVMIERVTGKLALQYNDYGCHCGIGGAHWPVDQTDWCCHAHDCCYGRLEKLGCEPKLERYLFSASRHNVFCAGRTACQRQTCECDRTAALCFRRNLGTYNRNFVHYPKKLCSGPTPPC; from the exons atGAAGCCTCCCCCTCTTCTGACCTTCCTTTGCCTCCTGG TGGCCCTGGCCGGCGGGAACCTGGTCCAGTTCGGGGTGATGATCGAGAGGGTGACGGGGAAGCTGGCCCTGCAGTACAATGACTACGGCTGTCACTGTGGCATCGGCGGCGCCCACTGGCCGGTGGACCAGACCGACTG GTGCTGCCATGCCCACGACTGCTGCTATGGGCGCCTGGAGAAGCTGGGCTGTGAACCCAAACTGGAGAGGTATCTCTTCTCTGCCAGCAGGCACAACGTCTTCTGTG CCGGCAGGACCGCCTGCCAACGTCAGACCTGCGAGTGTGACCGGACGGCCGCCCTCTGCTTCCGCCGCAACTTGGGCACCTACAACCGCAACTTCGTCCATTACCCCAAAAAGCTGTGCAGCGGCCCCACGCCGCCCTGCTAG